One window from the genome of Haloprofundus halobius encodes:
- a CDS encoding NUDIX hydrolase — MNGRPSTDSAADGAPSVDDAPLESVRTANETSIRVVALGVVRRDDELLVFESQSEESGTFYRPLGGGVEFGEHSVDTLRREFREELEVELTRVHELGTFEDVFTADGEECHEVHRVYGAELVQQWPYQMDSFTGYEPETGEEFDCLWKPLSAFTEDGETLYPEKLPSLL; from the coding sequence ATGAACGGACGACCCTCCACCGACTCCGCCGCCGACGGGGCTCCGTCGGTCGACGACGCCCCGCTCGAGAGCGTGCGAACAGCCAACGAGACCTCGATCCGCGTCGTCGCCCTCGGCGTCGTCCGCCGCGACGACGAACTGCTCGTCTTCGAGAGCCAGTCCGAGGAGTCGGGGACGTTCTACCGACCGCTCGGCGGCGGCGTCGAGTTCGGCGAACACAGCGTCGACACGCTTCGCCGCGAGTTCCGTGAGGAGTTAGAGGTCGAACTGACGCGGGTTCACGAACTCGGCACGTTCGAGGACGTGTTCACCGCCGACGGCGAGGAGTGCCACGAAGTTCACCGCGTCTACGGCGCGGAGCTCGTCCAGCAGTGGCCTTACCAGATGGACTCCTTCACGGGCTACGAACCGGAGACCGGCGAGGAGTTCGACTGTTTGTGGAAGCCACTGTCGGCGTTTACCGAGGACGGTGAGACGCTGTATCCCGAAAAACTGCCGAGCCTGCTCTGA
- a CDS encoding sugar phosphate isomerase/epimerase family protein, which produces MDIGVLTVPLGGQSLEEAVDYLGGIGVSAVELGVGGFPGETHVDRRELLDDESAREELRELLDDHGMYISALATHNNPLHPDEETADEADTELREAIELADALDVDAVTCFSGLPAGGPDDEVPNWITAPWPNEHADAHEYQWDVATDYWSGLSNHAADHGVQIAIEMHPNMLVYEPTGMLRLREATNQYVGANFDPSHLYWQGIDVLAAIRYLGEAGAIHHVHAKDTRVYEDRSRIKGVLDTAPYTDEPDRSWLFRTVGYGHGEEHWKDIVSTLRMVGYDGALSIEHEDSLTSSQEGLEKAVELLQRSVFETTPGEAHWV; this is translated from the coding sequence ATGGACATCGGAGTACTCACTGTCCCCCTCGGCGGCCAGTCGCTCGAAGAAGCGGTCGACTACCTCGGCGGTATCGGCGTCTCCGCGGTCGAACTCGGCGTCGGCGGGTTCCCCGGCGAGACCCACGTCGACCGACGGGAACTGCTCGACGACGAGAGCGCCCGCGAGGAGCTGCGCGAGCTCCTCGACGACCACGGGATGTACATCAGCGCGCTCGCGACGCACAACAACCCCCTGCACCCCGACGAGGAGACGGCAGACGAAGCCGACACCGAACTCCGCGAGGCCATCGAACTCGCCGACGCCCTCGACGTCGACGCCGTCACCTGTTTCTCGGGGCTGCCCGCCGGCGGTCCGGACGACGAGGTGCCGAACTGGATCACCGCGCCGTGGCCGAACGAGCACGCCGACGCCCACGAGTACCAGTGGGACGTCGCCACCGACTACTGGTCGGGGCTCTCGAACCACGCCGCCGATCACGGCGTCCAGATAGCCATCGAGATGCACCCGAACATGCTCGTCTACGAGCCGACGGGGATGCTGCGTCTCCGCGAGGCGACGAACCAGTACGTCGGCGCGAACTTCGACCCCTCGCACCTCTACTGGCAGGGCATCGACGTGCTCGCCGCGATTCGATATCTCGGCGAGGCGGGTGCCATCCACCACGTCCACGCGAAGGACACCCGCGTCTACGAGGACCGCTCGCGAATCAAGGGCGTTCTCGACACCGCGCCGTACACCGACGAACCGGACCGCTCGTGGCTGTTCCGCACTGTCGGCTACGGCCACGGCGAGGAACACTGGAAGGATATCGTCTCGACGCTGCGGATGGTCGGCTACGACGGCGCGCTCTCCATCGAACACGAGGACTCGCTCACCTCGTCGCAGGAGGGACTGGAGAAGGCGGTCGAACTGCTGCAGCGTTCCGTGTTCGAGACGACGCCCGGCGAAGCGCACTGGGTCTGA
- a CDS encoding Gfo/Idh/MocA family protein — MTSDTPVRVGVIGLGNIGHYHADRLTDLGATLVGGMDIQADARRRFAEKYGVDAYDDKQELFGDVDAVIVTTPNRFHEEYAVAALEAGIDVLLEKPLAHNLESAERIAAAAAESEAICLVGFNNRFANPVEVIKSYQKDGEFGEMQHVEANYVRRRGIPGRGSWFTSKDIAGGGALIDIGVHAIDLALYFLDFPDIVEVSGVTRSQFGNQDDYAFVEMWGEDIGPEGFDVDDSASAFIRSADGQTISLEVAWATNRPTNDEFILRGSEAGARFDRASHELTLYETSKDGTDHLRDTDIQTQANDTHKSEQRLFLEAVATGEKPERNTVEQGLAVQRVIDAIYRSSAEGTAVQLDAEPEATPELD, encoded by the coding sequence ATGACTTCGGACACGCCAGTACGGGTCGGGGTAATCGGCCTCGGTAACATCGGCCATTACCACGCCGACCGTTTGACGGATTTGGGCGCGACGCTCGTCGGTGGAATGGACATTCAGGCGGACGCCCGCCGACGCTTCGCGGAGAAGTACGGCGTCGACGCCTACGACGACAAGCAGGAACTGTTCGGCGACGTCGACGCGGTCATCGTCACGACGCCAAACCGGTTCCACGAGGAGTACGCCGTCGCGGCGCTCGAAGCCGGTATCGACGTGCTGTTGGAGAAACCGCTGGCGCACAACTTGGAGAGCGCAGAGCGCATCGCCGCCGCCGCCGCGGAGTCGGAGGCGATCTGCCTGGTCGGCTTCAACAACCGCTTCGCGAACCCCGTCGAAGTCATCAAGAGCTACCAGAAAGACGGCGAGTTCGGCGAGATGCAACACGTCGAGGCGAACTACGTCCGTCGCCGCGGTATCCCCGGCCGCGGTTCGTGGTTCACCTCGAAGGATATCGCCGGCGGCGGCGCGCTCATCGACATCGGCGTCCACGCCATCGACCTCGCGCTCTACTTTCTGGACTTCCCCGACATCGTCGAAGTCTCCGGAGTCACGCGCTCGCAGTTCGGCAACCAGGACGACTACGCGTTCGTCGAGATGTGGGGCGAGGATATCGGTCCGGAGGGGTTCGACGTCGACGACTCCGCGAGCGCGTTCATCCGCTCGGCGGACGGCCAGACCATCTCGCTCGAAGTCGCGTGGGCGACGAACCGACCGACGAACGACGAGTTCATCCTCCGCGGCTCGGAGGCCGGTGCGCGCTTCGACCGCGCGAGCCACGAACTGACCCTCTACGAGACGAGCAAAGACGGCACCGACCACCTCCGCGACACCGACATCCAGACGCAGGCCAACGACACTCACAAGTCCGAACAGCGCCTGTTCCTCGAAGCCGTCGCCACCGGAGAGAAACCCGAGCGGAACACCGTCGAACAGGGACTGGCCGTCCAGCGTGTCATCGACGCCATCTACCGCTCCTCGGCGGAGGGGACGGCGGTTCAACTCGACGCCGAACCCGAGGCGACGCCCGAACTCGACTGA
- a CDS encoding ABC transporter ATP-binding protein, with product MGDVKLEHVTKRYEDVTAVDDMNMHVHDGEFVCLVGPSGCGKSTTMEMVAGLTIPTEGTIYIGDREVTNLPPKDRGVAMVFQNIALFPHMDVYDNISFGLRLRDYEKEEIDRRVERASDIVQLEGMLDRMPDEMSGGQRQRVAIARAIVRNPDVFLMDEPLANLDAKLRVHMRTELQRLHKELDTTIIYVTHDQAEAMTMSDRIAVIDSGQLQQIDPPLECYNEPDNLFVAGFIGSPAMNFLDGTVTQQGFEHDTGVAVEFDPAQMDVEVGQEVTLGVRPEDVYPVDVSGSVSHPSMTIETTTDVLEPMGDEIFVYLLLDDNGDGSSMDMNAAQQNQLLMSVDPDSEIEEDQEFEVVLDRSRIHLFDTASGKAIQHGLVKMTSTEGVTETEAESDD from the coding sequence ATGGGAGACGTCAAACTCGAACACGTAACGAAACGGTACGAAGACGTAACGGCGGTCGACGACATGAACATGCACGTCCACGACGGGGAGTTCGTCTGCCTCGTCGGCCCCTCGGGGTGCGGGAAGTCGACGACCATGGAGATGGTCGCCGGTCTCACCATCCCGACGGAGGGGACCATCTACATCGGCGACAGAGAGGTGACGAACCTCCCGCCGAAGGACCGCGGGGTGGCGATGGTGTTCCAGAACATCGCGCTGTTCCCGCACATGGACGTGTACGACAACATCAGCTTCGGTCTTCGACTCCGCGACTACGAGAAAGAGGAGATAGACCGGCGCGTCGAGCGCGCCTCCGACATCGTCCAACTGGAGGGGATGCTCGACCGTATGCCCGACGAGATGTCCGGCGGCCAGCGCCAGCGCGTCGCCATCGCCCGCGCTATCGTCCGGAACCCCGACGTGTTCCTGATGGACGAGCCGCTGGCGAACCTCGACGCGAAGCTTCGCGTCCACATGCGGACGGAGCTCCAGCGCCTGCACAAGGAACTGGACACGACGATCATCTACGTCACGCACGATCAGGCAGAGGCGATGACGATGTCGGACCGCATCGCCGTCATCGACAGCGGCCAACTCCAGCAGATCGACCCGCCGCTGGAGTGCTACAACGAACCCGACAACCTGTTCGTCGCGGGCTTTATCGGCTCGCCGGCGATGAACTTCCTCGACGGTACCGTCACCCAGCAGGGCTTCGAACACGACACCGGCGTCGCTGTCGAGTTCGACCCCGCCCAGATGGACGTCGAAGTCGGCCAGGAGGTGACCCTCGGCGTCCGCCCCGAGGACGTCTACCCGGTCGACGTGTCCGGTTCGGTCTCGCATCCGTCGATGACCATCGAGACGACGACCGACGTCCTCGAACCGATGGGTGACGAGATATTCGTCTACCTGCTGTTGGACGACAACGGGGACGGGTCGAGCATGGACATGAACGCCGCCCAGCAGAACCAACTGCTGATGAGCGTCGACCCCGACAGCGAGATCGAGGAGGACCAGGAGTTCGAAGTCGTCTTAGACCGGAGCAGGATTCACCTCTTCGACACCGCGTCGGGGAAGGCGATTCAGCACGGACTGGTCAAGATGACGAGTACCGAAGGCGTGACGGAGACCGAAGCCGAAAGCGACGACTGA
- a CDS encoding carbohydrate ABC transporter permease produces MGSEPQTTDSKTKIGGDDRELKRGPFSRWVSSSIKNPERTYRGLFYILTAFFLLTTLFPFYWLLVLALTPPRSLQNVGLYPPGGAFNIESFVVVFQRVPFHIFMFNSFVLGILTTVIVLLLASLAGYVFGRLRFPGRGPLMLGILAISYFPPAAFLLPLYDLFTGNVAVAIPGTELAVAFPELYNTPGAMVLPFSALFMPLSIFILTTFYGQIPDGLEDAARVEGTTRLGALFRVIVPLSAPGVATAGVLTFISVYNEFFFSFLMNNGEPGSWAPLVAGIIGLQGQYDTPYHLMAAASIIGVLPVAILVIVAQEKIVSGLTAGALKE; encoded by the coding sequence ATGGGAAGTGAACCACAGACCACTGACTCGAAGACCAAGATCGGCGGGGACGACCGCGAACTGAAGCGTGGCCCGTTCAGCCGGTGGGTCAGCAGTTCGATAAAGAACCCCGAGCGGACGTACCGCGGGTTGTTCTACATCCTGACGGCGTTCTTCCTGCTCACGACGCTGTTCCCGTTCTACTGGCTACTCGTGCTGGCGCTGACGCCGCCGCGGTCGCTGCAGAACGTCGGACTCTACCCGCCGGGCGGCGCGTTCAACATCGAATCGTTCGTCGTCGTGTTCCAGCGCGTGCCGTTCCACATCTTCATGTTCAACAGCTTCGTGCTCGGCATCCTGACGACGGTCATCGTCCTGTTGCTGGCGAGTCTAGCGGGCTACGTCTTCGGTCGACTCCGGTTCCCCGGACGCGGGCCGTTGATGCTCGGTATCCTCGCCATCTCGTACTTCCCGCCGGCGGCGTTCCTGCTGCCGCTGTACGACCTGTTCACGGGGAACGTCGCGGTCGCGATTCCCGGGACGGAGCTCGCCGTCGCCTTCCCGGAACTGTACAACACGCCCGGGGCGATGGTGCTGCCGTTCAGCGCGCTGTTCATGCCGCTGTCCATCTTCATCCTCACGACCTTCTACGGGCAGATTCCCGACGGGTTGGAGGACGCCGCCCGCGTCGAAGGGACGACGCGACTCGGCGCGCTGTTCCGCGTCATCGTCCCGCTGTCGGCGCCCGGCGTGGCGACGGCGGGCGTGCTCACGTTCATCAGCGTCTACAACGAGTTCTTCTTCTCGTTCCTGATGAACAACGGCGAACCCGGAAGCTGGGCCCCGCTCGTCGCGGGTATCATCGGCTTGCAGGGACAGTACGACACGCCGTACCACCTGATGGCGGCGGCGAGCATCATCGGCGTGCTACCGGTGGCTATTCTGGTCATCGTCGCACAGGAGAAAATCGTCAGCGGCCTCACGGCCGGGGCACTCAAGGAGTAA
- a CDS encoding carbohydrate ABC transporter permease, which yields MENLSDTAYAYLLLVPALLLLLVIAVYPLVSTFWMSLFADALSGSANLGQFVGITNYVELLTNQRSYALPSAFVPTSLTPNGIFASALGVTLVFTLVSVFFETIIGFGQALVLDQDFRGRRWVRVAIIIPWAVPIVIQGMIFYLLFQPGIGFLVGTNDQPTLLNQLTWIGTTPLANTVDATTIIIVADIWKTSAFMALLILAGLQSIDRSLYDVAKVAGASKWQQFKMITMPLILPTVLVAMLFRTIAAMRVYGIIETTSACTTVPSLSCLVVTSFNQRAYGTAASVAFITAAIIGIAVSVYIVKFADAEGGGF from the coding sequence ATGGAGAACTTAAGCGATACGGCGTACGCGTACTTACTGCTCGTACCGGCGCTGTTACTGCTGCTGGTAATCGCAGTATACCCGCTCGTCTCGACGTTCTGGATGTCACTGTTCGCCGACGCGCTGTCGGGTTCGGCTAACCTCGGTCAGTTCGTCGGGATCACTAACTACGTTGAACTCCTGACGAACCAGCGAAGCTACGCGCTCCCGTCGGCGTTCGTACCGACGTCGCTGACCCCGAACGGTATCTTCGCGAGCGCGCTCGGCGTGACGCTCGTCTTCACCCTCGTGAGCGTCTTCTTCGAGACGATCATCGGCTTCGGGCAGGCGCTCGTTCTCGACCAGGACTTCCGCGGCCGACGCTGGGTTCGGGTCGCGATCATCATCCCGTGGGCGGTGCCTATCGTCATCCAGGGGATGATCTTCTACCTGCTGTTCCAGCCCGGTATCGGTTTCCTCGTCGGGACCAACGACCAGCCGACGCTGCTCAACCAGTTGACGTGGATCGGGACGACGCCGCTGGCGAACACGGTGGACGCGACGACCATCATCATCGTCGCCGACATCTGGAAGACGTCGGCGTTCATGGCGCTTCTCATCCTCGCCGGTCTGCAGAGCATCGACCGCTCGCTGTACGACGTCGCGAAGGTCGCCGGCGCGTCGAAGTGGCAGCAGTTCAAGATGATCACGATGCCGCTCATCCTGCCGACGGTGCTGGTCGCCATGCTGTTCCGCACCATCGCGGCGATGCGCGTCTACGGTATCATCGAGACGACGTCGGCTTGTACGACGGTACCGTCGCTGTCGTGTCTGGTCGTCACGAGTTTCAATCAACGCGCGTACGGGACTGCGGCGTCCGTCGCGTTCATCACAGCCGCAATCATCGGCATCGCGGTGTCCGTCTACATCGTGAAGTTCGCCGACGCCGAAGGAGGTGGATTCTAA
- a CDS encoding extracellular solute-binding protein, whose amino-acid sequence MVDADPRDRPKRRSSISRRRFVQAAGASGVAMGLAGCIQSQDDGGDGGGNGSGGNNTSEQLDPEGVEGDITVQWAADSRVADNSDRIVEALRSAGLPDNISVDILAGSQVTDDRQSQYQTWLNSGQEEPTLLMTDSGWTIPFIVRDQLQNLGQSLPSEMTSQVEDNYFGASVETAKHPDSGDLYAIPLFPDFPTVLYRKDLVEEAGYDPEGQNWATESMTWKDFNNMVADTMEQTNTEMGFTFQADAYEGLSCCDFNEFITGWGGAYFGDHDNLFGPVGDRPITVNEEPVLQSIRMVRTFIHGQDDEHSLEGYRDISPEAVLQWAEDPSKAPFDNGNAVAHRNWPYAIVENGEEENYGEDLGVMPIPYAVTPDEAEYEGTGGPSAALGGWHISLNPNSGTEQKNAAAAIIQTMMTDEFNLAMFEVLGWIPPKPELLNSDRAAEVPVIGRYLEQLRVAGENAVPRPVTAVWSQQSDQISSEVNSTYAQQKSPEDAMSSLESTLEQIEQNA is encoded by the coding sequence ATGGTTGATGCTGACCCACGCGACCGACCGAAGCGACGAAGTAGCATATCTCGACGACGATTCGTGCAGGCCGCCGGTGCCTCCGGCGTGGCCATGGGGCTGGCCGGCTGTATCCAGAGCCAGGACGACGGCGGCGACGGTGGCGGCAACGGCAGCGGGGGGAACAACACCAGCGAGCAGCTCGACCCCGAAGGCGTCGAGGGCGACATCACCGTTCAGTGGGCGGCCGACTCCCGCGTCGCAGACAACTCCGACCGAATCGTCGAGGCGCTTCGAAGCGCCGGACTGCCGGACAACATCTCCGTCGACATCCTCGCCGGTTCGCAGGTCACCGACGACCGCCAGTCGCAGTACCAGACGTGGCTCAACTCCGGTCAGGAGGAGCCGACGCTCCTGATGACCGACAGCGGGTGGACGATCCCGTTCATCGTCCGCGACCAGTTGCAGAACCTCGGCCAGTCGCTGCCGAGCGAGATGACCTCGCAGGTCGAAGACAACTACTTCGGCGCGAGCGTCGAGACCGCGAAACATCCCGACTCCGGCGACCTCTACGCGATTCCGCTGTTCCCCGACTTCCCGACAGTGCTCTACCGGAAGGACCTCGTCGAGGAAGCGGGCTACGACCCGGAGGGCCAGAACTGGGCGACCGAGTCGATGACGTGGAAGGACTTCAACAACATGGTCGCCGACACGATGGAGCAGACGAACACGGAGATGGGGTTCACCTTCCAGGCGGACGCCTACGAGGGGCTCTCCTGCTGTGACTTCAACGAGTTCATCACCGGCTGGGGCGGCGCGTACTTCGGCGACCACGACAACCTGTTCGGACCCGTCGGCGACCGACCCATCACCGTCAACGAGGAGCCCGTCCTGCAGTCTATCCGGATGGTTCGGACGTTCATCCACGGGCAGGACGACGAGCACTCCCTCGAAGGCTACCGGGACATCTCGCCGGAGGCCGTCCTCCAGTGGGCCGAGGACCCCTCGAAAGCGCCGTTCGACAACGGCAACGCGGTCGCCCACCGCAACTGGCCGTACGCCATCGTCGAGAACGGCGAGGAGGAGAACTACGGCGAGGACCTCGGCGTGATGCCCATCCCGTACGCCGTGACGCCGGACGAAGCCGAGTACGAGGGAACCGGCGGTCCGTCCGCCGCGCTCGGCGGGTGGCACATCTCGCTGAACCCGAACTCGGGCACCGAGCAGAAGAACGCGGCCGCGGCCATCATCCAGACGATGATGACCGACGAGTTCAACCTCGCCATGTTCGAGGTTCTCGGGTGGATCCCGCCGAAGCCGGAGCTGCTCAACTCCGACCGCGCGGCGGAGGTCCCGGTCATCGGTCGCTACCTCGAACAGCTTCGCGTCGCCGGTGAGAACGCGGTGCCGCGACCGGTCACGGCCGTCTGGTCCCAGCAGTCCGACCAGATCTCTTCGGAGGTGAACTCCACGTACGCTCAGCAGAAATCGCCCGAGGACGCGATGTCGAGCCTGGAGTCCACGCTCGAACAGATCGAACAGAACGCCTAA
- a CDS encoding aldo/keto reductase, with translation MTEMEYTKLGNTGLDVSRLCLGCMNFGSNAEWMMDDEGASIELIHRALDLGINFLDTANVYSRGESEEIVGKAIEGRNRDELVIATKVFGEMGDYPNGQGLSRKHILDQAEASLERLGTDYIDLYQIHRWDDETPIEETLSALSHLVETGKVRYIGASTMTSYQFTKALYTSDIEDYERFTCMQPEYNAVDRHEEANLLPVCEGEGIGVIPWSPLAGGFLTGKYERDGDIEEGLRADTDEYTRERFTDENWTVLDEIRTIADEKGSTAAQVSLAWLLHKPVVTAPIIGPRSVDHLEENVASLDVDLTEGEIERIESPKTPRWPAPGKN, from the coding sequence ATGACGGAGATGGAATACACGAAACTCGGCAACACCGGCCTCGACGTCTCGCGACTCTGCTTGGGGTGCATGAACTTCGGGTCGAACGCGGAGTGGATGATGGACGACGAGGGGGCGAGCATCGAACTCATCCACCGCGCGCTCGACCTCGGTATCAACTTCCTCGACACGGCGAACGTCTACTCGCGCGGCGAGAGCGAGGAGATAGTCGGCAAAGCCATCGAGGGGCGCAACCGCGACGAACTCGTCATCGCGACGAAGGTGTTCGGCGAGATGGGCGACTACCCCAACGGTCAGGGACTCTCCCGGAAGCACATCCTCGACCAGGCCGAGGCGAGTTTAGAGCGATTGGGAACCGACTACATCGACCTCTACCAGATTCACCGCTGGGACGACGAGACGCCCATCGAGGAGACGCTCTCCGCGCTGAGTCATCTCGTCGAGACGGGGAAAGTTCGCTACATCGGCGCGAGCACGATGACCTCGTACCAGTTCACGAAGGCGCTGTACACGAGCGACATCGAGGACTACGAGCGCTTCACCTGCATGCAACCGGAGTACAACGCGGTGGACCGCCACGAGGAGGCGAACCTCCTCCCGGTGTGCGAGGGTGAAGGCATCGGCGTCATCCCGTGGTCGCCGCTGGCGGGCGGGTTCCTGACCGGGAAGTACGAGCGCGACGGGGACATCGAGGAGGGACTCCGCGCGGATACCGACGAGTACACGCGCGAGCGCTTCACCGACGAGAACTGGACGGTACTCGACGAGATTCGCACCATCGCCGACGAGAAGGGTTCGACGGCCGCACAGGTGAGCCTCGCGTGGTTACTGCACAAACCCGTCGTCACCGCGCCCATCATCGGTCCACGGAGTGTCGACCACCTCGAAGAGAACGTCGCGTCGCTCGACGTGGACCTGACGGAGGGCGAAATCGAGCGAATCGAGTCGCCGAAGACCCCGCGGTGGCCCGCACCCGGGAAGAACTGA
- the trmB gene encoding HTH-type sugar sensing transcriptional regulator TrmB, with protein sequence MVDDLRLTMERVGERFNLGEYEIDAYLAVLEHGQLTASEIADRTDIPQPRVYDTVRSLADRGLVELRESRPMKIVAVDPENAFGNFRDSFTEMVEELGARYTAPARETEAVSLVKSRSTILRYIEEIIGSAEFELVLSLTPDLLRRFHDDLVAATDDGVSIDLLVTPASQAPDPAEFDYMDVCTIARSRRGITTPVLAVADGEYSIYATQDALRDDRDRYGVIFNRSALGFLVSGFFGTVLWTTAETLEADAKDRPFPRRYASIRRAVKDIRDLDGDFYATVEGRDIETGDPIVVEGKVVDLAFEDTEEVASLVVETDDGPVRVGGLVAALEDIEGQDIRIGREEPPGRAERLRDGAQRHADD encoded by the coding sequence ATGGTCGATGACCTCCGACTCACGATGGAGCGCGTCGGCGAGCGCTTCAACCTCGGCGAGTACGAGATTGACGCGTACCTCGCCGTCTTGGAACACGGGCAACTGACCGCGAGCGAAATCGCCGACCGGACCGACATCCCGCAACCGCGGGTGTACGACACGGTCCGGAGTCTCGCCGACCGCGGGCTCGTCGAACTCCGGGAGTCGCGACCGATGAAGATCGTCGCCGTCGACCCCGAGAACGCCTTCGGTAACTTCCGGGACTCGTTCACAGAGATGGTCGAGGAACTGGGTGCGCGCTACACCGCTCCGGCGCGCGAGACCGAAGCCGTCTCGCTGGTCAAATCGCGGTCGACGATTCTCCGCTACATCGAGGAGATAATCGGCAGCGCGGAGTTCGAACTCGTGCTCTCGCTCACGCCCGATCTGCTCCGGCGCTTCCACGACGACCTGGTCGCGGCGACCGACGACGGCGTCAGCATCGACTTGCTCGTGACGCCCGCCTCGCAAGCGCCCGACCCTGCGGAGTTCGATTACATGGACGTCTGCACCATCGCCCGCAGTCGCCGCGGCATCACGACGCCCGTGCTGGCCGTCGCCGACGGCGAGTACTCCATCTACGCGACGCAGGACGCCCTCCGTGACGACCGGGACCGCTACGGCGTCATCTTCAACCGCTCGGCGCTCGGGTTCCTCGTCTCCGGGTTCTTCGGTACCGTCCTCTGGACCACCGCCGAGACGCTCGAAGCCGACGCGAAGGACCGCCCCTTCCCCCGACGCTACGCCTCGATTCGCCGCGCGGTGAAGGACATCCGCGACCTCGACGGCGACTTCTACGCGACTGTCGAGGGTCGCGACATCGAGACGGGCGACCCCATCGTCGTCGAGGGGAAGGTCGTCGACCTCGCGTTCGAGGACACCGAGGAGGTCGCCTCGCTCGTCGTCGAGACCGACGACGGACCCGTCCGCGTCGGCGGATTGGTCGCGGCGCTGGAAGACATCGAGGGCCAAGATATCCGCATCGGCCGCGAGGAACCGCCGGGGCGCGCCGAGCGACTCCGTGACGGCGCGCAGCGTCACGCCGACGACTGA